From one Suicoccus acidiformans genomic stretch:
- a CDS encoding phosphatidate cytidylyltransferase, which yields MKERVLGALMGLAVFLPLIYLGGGYFAFCMLVLGILGLAELAAMKGINYKSHIGVLSSVGLASVLIPARYFPGFLAGMNVEIIYYIIAIILLVITVFQHESFDIEDAALLMFGAIYIGFGFRFLIEIRDMGLETIIYQFIVIWSTDIGAYLFGRRFGKRQMAPQVSPNKTWEGFFGGTLLALVVGSLYIYLIDPNLGSINSVWIVTLSMAITGQLGDLVESAYKRHFKVKDSGNFLPGHGGVLDRFDSTIFTSFLFMIWLNLFR from the coding sequence ATGAAAGAACGAGTTTTGGGGGCCTTAATGGGGCTCGCTGTCTTTCTGCCGTTAATTTATTTAGGTGGCGGATATTTTGCTTTTTGTATGTTGGTGCTTGGAATTCTGGGTCTGGCGGAGTTAGCGGCCATGAAGGGAATTAACTATAAAAGTCACATTGGGGTATTATCTTCCGTAGGTTTGGCTTCTGTGTTAATTCCAGCGCGTTACTTCCCAGGTTTCCTTGCAGGGATGAATGTGGAAATTATCTATTATATTATTGCAATTATTCTCCTGGTGATAACGGTATTTCAACACGAAAGCTTTGATATTGAAGATGCCGCGCTATTAATGTTTGGTGCGATTTATATAGGCTTTGGCTTTCGTTTCTTGATTGAAATTCGCGATATGGGTCTGGAGACGATTATTTATCAATTCATTGTTATCTGGTCGACCGATATTGGCGCCTATTTATTTGGGCGACGTTTCGGCAAGCGACAGATGGCGCCGCAGGTGAGTCCTAATAAGACTTGGGAAGGCTTCTTCGGAGGGACCTTGCTTGCTTTAGTGGTTGGAAGTCTGTATATTTACCTTATTGACCCTAATTTAGGTTCGATTAATAGTGTTTGGATTGTTACTTTATCGATGGCGATTACAGGGCAACTGGGTGATTTGGTTGAATCTGCTTATAAACGCCACTTCAAAGTTAAAGATTCGGGCAATTTTTTACCGGGTCACGGTGGAGTGCTCGATCGTTTTGATAGCACTATTTTTACGAGTTTTCTATTTATGATTTGGTTGAATTTATTTAGATAG